The nucleotide sequence CGGCGTCGGTCACGTCGCCGCCTTCTTCCACTCCTGCTCCTCGGCGTACGCCATGGCCTGGCCGACCAGCACGATGCTGCCGGCCACGACGACCGCGCGGCGGCCCTCCTCGCCCGCCCAGTCGCGGGCGGACTCGAGCGCGTCGATGGGGTCCGAGTAGACGATGGTCGCCTCGTCGCCCACCTCCTCGCGCACCAGCTCGCCGAGGTCCTCCGCCTCCCGCGCCCGGTCCGAGTCGGGACGCGTGACGAAGAACTGCGTGGCGACCGGCGCGAGCGCTCGGATGACGCCGCGCGCATCCTTGTCGCCCAGGATTCCGACGACGAAGGTGATCTCGTCGAAGTCGAAGTAGCTGCGAAGCGCCTCGGCCAGCACCGCGGCGCCGGCGGGATTGTGCGCGGCGTCGACGAGGATGCTCGGCTCGATGCCGATCAGCTGCAGGCGGCCGGGCGATGTGGCCGTGGCAAACCCCTCTTCGACGAGGGCGGGATTGAGCGGCTGGGTCCCGCGCCCGAGGAACGTCTCCACCGCTGCAACGGCGACGGCTGCGTTCTGCGCCTGGTGGTCGCCGTACAGCGGGAGGAAGACGTCCTCGTAGGTCGCCGCGCGTCCACGCACCGTCACCAGCTGTCCGCCGACGGCGACGCGGGTCGATGCGACATCGAAGTCGCCCGGCTGCTCGGCGAAGGTCGACTCGGTGAGCAGCGCGGCATCCCGCAGCACCCGGTCGGCCTCGGGAGTCTGCGCCGACGACACGACGTCGGCCGACGGCTTCACGATGCCGGACTTGGTGCGCGCGATCTCCTCGACGGTGTCGCCGAGCGCCTTGGTGTGGTCGAGGGCGATCGGGGTGAATACGGCCACCTGGCCGTCCCCGACGTTGGTGGAGTCCCACTCGCCGCCCATGCCGACCTCGATCACCGCGACATCGACCGGCGCATCCGCGAACGCGGCGAAGGCCAGGGCCGTCAACGCCTCGAAGAACGTGAGCGGTGCCTTGCCCGCCTCCCTCAGCTCCGCATCCACGATCTCCAGGTACGGGCTGATGTCCTCCCAGTTGCGCACGAGCGCCTCGTCCTCGATCGGCTCGCCGTCGATCACGATGCGCTCGTTGAAGCGCACCAGGTGGGGGCTCGTGAGCAGTCCGGTGCGGAGGCCGTAAGCGCGCAGCAGGCTCTCGGCGATGCGGCTGGTGGACGTCTTCCCGTTGGTGCCGGTGACGTGGATGATCGGGTACGCGCGCTGCGGGTCGCCCAGCAGCTCAACCGCACGGCGGGTGGCGTCGAGCCTCCGTTCTGGCGCTCCCTCGCCGACCCGGGCGAGCAGCGCCTGGTAGACGGCCTCTGCGCGGTCGCGGTAGTCGTCCTCGTCGGTCACGACTCCTCCTCGTTCAGCTTGGTGACGCCGACGGTGAACGCCCCGGCGTTGGCGAACTGCCCGGCGCCGAACTGCTGCTCGTACGCGGGCTGCTCCGGTGTCGATGCTCCCGCGGCCGACACCTGCACCGCCAGAGCCAGCGTCTCGGTCGCGATGTCGACGTCTCCCGCGAGGTCGAGCGCGCGCGCGTCGTCCTCGTGCTCGAACGCCAGCGCGAGCCGGATGCGGTCGCTGACGTCGAGTCCGGCCGCCTTGCGGGTGTCCTGCACGGCGCGGATGATGTCGCGCGCGAGTCCCTCCGCCTCGAGCTCCGGGGTGGTCTCGGTGTCGAGCAGGACGAAGCCGCCGCCGGCGAGCAGCGCCAGGGCCGAGGTCCCGTCGCCGTCCGACGCGGTCTCGAGCACCAGGTCGTACTCCCCCTCGACTAGTTCGACCCCGCCGACGGTGACGACACCGTCGGTCTCCGACCAGTCGCCGGCCCGGGCGGCCTGGATGACCTGCTGCACCTGCTTGCCGAGTCGTGGACCTGCCGCGCGGGCGTTCACGGTCAGCTTGCTCGTGATGCCGTAGTGCGCAGCGCTGTCGTCCTGCAGCTCGACCAGCTCGACCGCTTTCACGTTGAGCTCGTCGCGCAGGATGCCCTCGAACCGGGCCAGCGCGGCGGCGTCATGCGCCACGACGGTGAGCGAGGCGAGCGGCAGCCGGACGCGCTTGCCGGCCTGCTTTCGCAGCGACAGCGCGGTGGAGCTGATGGCACGGATGCGGTCCATCGCATCCACCAGGGCGTCGTCCGCCGGGAACTCGGCGGCCTCCGGCCAGTCGGCGAGGTGGACGCTGCGGCCGCCGGTGAGGTCCTTCCAGATGCGCTCGCTGACGAGCGGCAGGAGGGGCGCGGCGACGCGGGTCACGGTCTCGAGCACGGTGTAAAGCGTGTCGAAGGCCTCGGTACCGCTGCCGTCCTCGCTGACGCCCTCCCAGAACCGGTCGCGTGAGCGGCGCACGTACCAGTTGGTGAGCACGTCGGCGAAGTCGCGCAGCTTGGCGGCGGCGAGGGTCGAGTCCAGGGCCTCCAGGTCGGCGGTCACGGCCTCCACCAGGTCGCGCGTCTTGGCGAGCAGGTAGCGGTCGAGCACGTCGGTGGACGCGGTGGAGCGCTTCGCCTCGTATCCGGACGCGTTGGCGTACAGCGAGAAGAAGTACCAGGTGTTCCACAGCGGCAGCAGCACCTGGCGGACGCCCTCGCGGATGCCCTCCTCGGTGACCAGCAGGTTGCCCCCGCGCAGCACGGGGCTCGACATCAGGAACCAGCGCATCGCGTCGGAGCCGTCGCGGTCGAAGACCTCGTTGACGTCCGGATAGTTGCGGAGCGACTTCGACATCTTCTGTCCGTCGCTCCCGAGCACGATGCCGTGGCTGATGACGTTCTTGAAGGCCGGGCGGTCGAACAGGGCCGTCGCGAGCGTGTGCAGCAGGTAGAACCAGCCGCGCGTCTGCCCGATGTACTCGACGATGAAGTCGGCCGGGTTGTGGCTGTCGAACCAGTCGCGGTTCTCGAACGGGTAGTGCACCTGCGCGAACGGCATCGACCCGGAGTCGAACCACACGTCCAGCACGTCCGGGATGCGGCGCATCGTGGATCGGCCGGTCGGGTCGTCCGGGTTCGGGCGCGTGAGCTCGTCGATGAACGGGCGGTGCAGATCCGGCTCGCCCGCAGCATTCAGGGGAAGGCGGCCGAAGTCACGTTCCAGCTCCTCGAGCGACCCGTAGACGTCGACCCGCGGGTAGGCCGGGTCGTCGCTCTTCCAGACCGGGATGGGCGATCCGAAGTAGCGGTTGCGCGACACCGACCAGTCGCGGGCGCCGGCGAGCCACTTGCCGAACTGGCCGTCCTTGACGTTCTCGGGCACCCAGGTGATCTGCTGGTTGAGCTCGCCCATCCGGTCGCGGAAGTCGGTGACGCGGACGAACCAGCTCGACACCGCCTTGTAGATGAGCGGGTTACGGCAGCGCCAGCAGTGCGGGTACGAGTGCTCGTAGCTCGCCTGGCGCAGCAGCCGGCCCCGCTCCTTGAGCAGGCGGGTCAGCGGCTTGTTCGCGTCGAACACCTGCAGACCGACGACGTCGGACACGTCCGGGAGGAAGCGTCCACCGTCGTCCACCGAGATGATGACCGGGATGCCGGCCTTCTCGGTCACACGCTGGTCGTCCTCGCCGTAGGCGGGCGCCTGGTGCACGATGCCGGTGCCGTCCTCGACCGTGACGTAGTCGTCGACGAGGATGCGCCACGCGTTCTGCGTGCCCCACTTCTCGGTGTCGGCGTAGTAGTCCCAGAGCCGGTCGTACTCGACGTCGGCGAGCTCGGAACCGCGCAGCATCCCGGTGATCGCCGCCACCGCGTCGGCAGGCGACTCGTAGCCGAGGTCCTTGGCGTAGTTGCCGACGAGGTCCTTCGCCAGCATGTAACGGCCGCTCAGGACTTCCTGGTCCGGACCGCCATTCGAGTCGGCGGCGCCATGGGGGCCGGACGGCAGCACGGCGTACTCGATGTCGGGGCCGACCGCGAGCGCGAAGTTGGTGGGCAGTGTCCACGGGGTCGTCGTCCACGCGAGAGCGCGCACGCCGGTGAGCCCGAGCACTTCGGCCTTCTCGCCGACCAGCGGGAACGTGACCGTCACGGTCTGGTCCTGACGCATCTTGTAGACGTCGTCGTCCATCCGCAGCTCATGGTTCGACAGCGGGGTCTGGTCGCGCCAGCAGTACGGCAGCACACGGTAGCCCTCGTAGGCGAGGCCCTTCTCGTGGAGCTGCTTGAACGCCCAGATCACCGACTCCATGTACGTGGTGTCGAGTGTCTTGTAGTCGTTGTCGAAGTCGACCCAGCGTGCCTGGCGGGTAACGTACTCGCGCCATTCGCGGGTGTACCGCAGCACCGAGTCCTTCGCCGCCTGGTTGAACGCGGCGAGACCCATCTCCTCGATCTGGCTCTTGTCGGTGATGCCCAGCTGCCGCTCCGCCTCCAGCTCCGCGGGCAGACCGTGGGTGTCCCAGCCGAAGCGGCGCTCCACCTTCTTGCCGCGCATCGTCTGGAAGCGCGGGAAGACGTCCTTCGCGTACCCGGTGAGCAGGTGGCCGTAGTGCGGGAGGCCGTTGGCGAACGGCGGGCCGTCGTAGAAGACCCACTCCTCGGCGTCGGCGCGGTTGTCGATGGAGGCGCGGAAGGTCCCGTCCTTGTCCCAGAACTTCAGGACGTCGGTCTCGATCTCCGGGAAGACGGGACTCGGCGTGACGTCGGGGCGCTGCTCGCCGTCGTGCGGCGAGTCCGGCGCGGACTTGGGGTACGGCATCTCACTCCTGGCAGGTTCTCGTGCTGGACGAGGACGCCGGACGCTCGCACGCCCGTCGCGGTACCACCCCGCTTGCCCCACCCACCGCCGGTGGCGGAAAGGGCCTCTCATTCTTCGGCTGTGACGGGCCGGCCCCGTTCGGTTCTACTGAGCGCCGCTCGCGCGTCCGCCGTTCTTCCGAAGACTCCCCGGCGATACCCGGATCCATGCCTGTGCCCTCCATCTTATCCGCTCCACGCACCTCCGCGTCCGGCTTTCCGTGAAGTGCACCTTGTTGCGGTCGACACGCCGTCCGAGACCGCAACTACGTGCACTTCGCGACGAAGGGCGTCGCGAGGGGCCAAGCAACCTCAGAGGGCGGAGGCGTAGCCGCGGCAGACCGGTGCGACGGCCGTCCGGACGAGCGGGGTGAGGGCGCCGCGGCGGACGCCGGCACGCGCCCACGCGGTTGCCGCCGAGACGGCGGCTCCGACGACCGCGGTGGCGGCGGCACGCGGGAGGAGCGCGTCGGCGCCGAGCGCCGCGCGGGAAGCGATGAACGCCTGGAGGCTGCGGACGAGCGCGAGGAACCGCGGGAGCGCGGAGGCCTGCAGTTCCGCGTCCGTTCCCATCAGCTCCACCTGGGTCACCGCGAGCGGCAGCCGCCCGGGGCCGAAACCGTCGGCGAGGCGCGTGACCGCGTCCAGCACCGCATCCATCGGCGCCAGCTCGGACGAGACGGACGCGAGCGTCGTGTCGAATGCGGCGAGCGCCTCATCCACCTCCAGCCACAGCAGGTCGCTCTTGGAGCCGAAGTAGTTGAAGAAGGTGGCCCGGCTGACGCCCGCGCGTCGCGCGATGTCGTCGACCGTGGTGCCGGTGTACGTCTGCTCGAGGAAGAGCTCGGCGGCCGCCTCGGCCAGCATTTCGCGGGACGAGGAGCGCGGCCGACCGGAGCCGGACGAGCGCGGGGAATGCGGCAGCGCCATCGTGCGTTCCCTCTCGTGCCATTATTGGACCCGGTCCACATATTAATCCGTTCTGAAGGACACCCGTGACAACCACCACCAGCCCCGTCCGCAGCGAGACCGACCGCCCGGGCATCACCCCCGGCACCGCACGCCGCGTCACCATCGCCTCGTTCGTCGGCACGGCGCTCGAGTCGTACGACTTCTACCTCTACGCGTACTTCGCGGCCTTCTTCGTCGGCCCTCTGTTCTTCGCGCCCCTCGGTGCCTTCGGCGGAGCGCTGGCCGGGTTCCTCGCCATCGCCGCCGGCTTCGTCATCCGCCCGATCGGCGCTGTCGTGTTCGGCAACCTGGGCGACCGGATCGGACGCCGCCCGACCCTGCTCATCACCATCCTCATCATGGGATTGAGCACCGGCCTCGTCGGACTGCTCCCGACCTACGCGGCGGCCGGATGGTTCGGAGCGATCGCGATCGTGCTGCTGCGTCTGCTGCAGGGCTTCTCGGTCGGCGGCGAGTGGGGCGGCTCCATCCTGCTGGCCACCGAGTACGCCAACCCGAAGCGGCGCGGCTTCTACGCGGCTCTCCCCCAGCTGGGCTCGCCGGTCGGCTCCATCCTGAGCGCGGTGGTGTTCATCGTCCTCACCCTCACCATGTCAACCGCGGACATCGCGGCCTGGGGATGGCGCATCCCCTTCCTGACGGCGTTCCCGCTGCTGCTCGTCTCGCTCTACCTGCGGTGGTCGATCGACGAGACGCCCGTGTTCCGCAAGCTGCTCGAGACGGGAACGCGCGACCGCTTCCCGGTGATCGACGTGTTCCGCAAGGCGCCTTCGGGCTTCTTCATCGGGATCGGCGCCGCCGTGCTCGGCATCGGCTCCTACTCGCTGATGAACACCTACATGGTCGACTACGGCACGTCGGTGCTGGGCTTCAAGTACCAGGATCTGCTGGTCGCCACGACCATCGGCGGTCTGCTGCAGCTGGTCACCATCCCGCTCTTCGGCCTCTGGGCGACGCGGATCGGTTCGGCGAAGGTCGTCGCCATCGGTGCGGTCGGAACCCTGATCGTCGCCTTCCCGATGTATTTCCTGCTGCAGTCCGCGTCGTTCGCGATCCTCGTGGGCAGCATGATCATCGGCGGCATTCTGCCCACCCTGTCGTGGGCGGGGCTCGGCGGGCTGATGTCGGACCTCTTCCCGAGCGAGGTGCGCTACAGCGGACTCTCGGTCGCCTACAGCCTCGCGGCGCTGCTCACGTCGTTCGTCCCGGCGCTCACCCTGATCTTCGGCAAGGCCACCGGCAACGCCTGGTGGCACCCGGGCATCGTGCTCGCGGTGATGTCGGCGATCACCCTGGTCGCGGCCCTGCTCGCCGCGCGCCGGAAGCCGATCATCGACGAGGTCTGACGCGCGGTCTGACGCGAGGTCTAGCACCCGGCCGGACACCCGGCCGGGTGCCGTGCTGACGCGTTCGTACCCGAGGTTCGGTACTCTGGAGGGGATCCCACACTCAGGCACCCCGTGGACACGGTGCCGCACATATCGACTCGGAGGACCCCTATGAGCGAGAACACGCCCGCCGCTCGCGTACCGGACAAGCCCGCACTGGAGGGTCTCGAGTCGAAGTGGGGTGACCGCTGGCAGCAGGACGGCACCTTCCTGTTCGACCGTGACGCTGCCCTCGCCGCCGGCCGCGACAGCGTGTACTCGATCGACACCCCGCCGCCGACGGCCTCCGGGTCGCTGCACATCGGCCACGTCTTCAGCTACACCCACACCGACGTGATCGCACGCTTCCACCGCATGCGCGGCAAGAAGGTGTTCTACCCGATCGGATGGGACGACAACGGCCTGCCCACCGAGCGCCGCGTGCAGAACTACTACGGCGTGCGCTGCGACCCGTCGCTCCCCTACGAGCCGGACTTCCAGCCGCCGTTCGAGGGCGGCGACAACAAGAGCACGAAGGCCGCCGACCAGAAGCCGATCTCGCGCCGCAACTTCATCGAGCTGTGCGAGCGCCTGACCGAGGAGGACGAGAAGCAGTTCGAGGCGCTCTGGCGCACCCTCGGCCTCTCCGTCGACTGGTCGCAGACCTACCGCACCATCGGGCGCGACTCGATCCGCACCTCCCAGCTGGCCTTCCTCCGCAACATCGCGCGCGGTGAGGCGTACCAGGCGCAGGCGCCGACCCTGTGGGACATCACCTTCCGCACCGCCGTCGCCCAGGCCGAGCTGGAGGACCGCGAGCAGCCGAGCGCCTACCACCGCGTCGCGTTCCACGGTGCCGACGGCCCTGTCCACATCGAGACCACTCGCCCGGAACTCCTGCCCGCCTGTGTGGCGCTGGTGGCGCATCCCGACGACGAGCGATACAAGCCGCTGTTCGGCACGACCGTCCGCACCCCGCTGTTCGACGTCGAGGTGCCGGTCGTCGCCCACCACCTGGCCCAGCCGGACAAGGGATCGGGCATCGCCATGATCTGCACCTTCGGCGATGTCACCGACGTCACCTGGTGGCGCGAGCTTGACCTCCCGAACCGGGCGATCATCGGCTTCGACGGCCGCATCCTCCCCGAGCCGCCCGCGGCGATCACGTCGGAGGCCGGCAAGGAGGCCTACGCCCAGCTGGCCGGCAAGACCGTGTTCTCGGCGAAGCAGGCGGTCGTGGAGCTGCTGCGCGCCTCCGGCGACCTCGAGGGCGAGCCCAAGCCCATCCAGCACCCGGTGAAGTTCTTCGAGAAGGGCGACAAGCCGCTCGAGATCGTCTCCACCCGCCAGTGGTACGTGAAGAACGGCGCCCGCGACGAGGAACTGCGCGCCCGGCTCATCGAGCTGGGTCGCGAGATCGACTGGCACCCCGACTTCATGCGCATCCGCTACGAGAACTGGGTCAACGGCCTCACCGGCGACTGGCTGATCTCGCGCCAGCGCTTCTTCGGCGTGCCGATCCCGGTCTGGTACCCGCTCGACGCGGTCGGCAACCCGCTGTTCGACGAGCCGATCCTCCCGACGGAGGAGATGCTGCCGGTCGACCCGTCGTCCGACACCGCGCCCGGCTTCGACGAGGCGCAGCGCGGCCAGGCCGGCGGCTTCGTCGGCGAGCACGACGTGATGGACACGTGGATGACGTCCTCCCTCACCCCGCAGCTGGCGGGCGGCTGGATGCGCGACCCGGAGCTGTTCGACGCCGTCTTCCCGTATGACCTGCGGCCCCAGGGGCAGGACATCATCCGCACCTGGCTGTTCTCGACCCTGCTGCGGGCGAAGCTGGAGGCGGACGTGGCTCCGTGGCGCAACGCCGCCCTCTCCGGCTTCATCGTCGACCCCGACCGCAAGAAGATGTCGAAATCGAAGGGCAACGTGGTGACGCCCGCCGACATCCTCGAGCGGCACGGCTCCGACGCGGTGCGGTACTGGGCGGCCTCCAGCAAGCTCGGCACCGACGCGGCGTTCGATCCGCAGAACCCGACGCAGATCAAGATCGGCCGTCGCCTGGCGATCAAGCTGCTCAACGCGGCGAAGTTCATCCTCGGCTTCGACGCGCCCGAGTCGCTCGACCTCGACCGGGTGACCAGCCCGCTCGACCGCAGCATGCTGCAGAACCTCGCCGGGGTCGTGGCGGACGCGACGGCCGCGCTCGACAACTACGAGCACTCGCGGGCGCTGGAGATCGTCGAGCCGTTCTTCTGGACATTCTGCGACGACTACCTGGAGCTCGTGAAGGAGCGCGCGTACGGCGAGGCCGGCGCAGAGCAGGCCTCCGCCGTCGTCGCCCTCCGGGTCGCGCTCTCCACGTTCCTCCGGCTGTTCGCCCCCGTGCTGCCGTTCGCGGCCGAGGAGGCATGGAGCTGGTCCGAGGAGGGCTCGGTGCACGTGGCGCCGTGGCCCGAGGCCCGGGAGGTGGCGCTCGACTGGAGCGCGGACCGCGAGGTCCTCGCCATCGTCGGACGCGCCCTGACGGGCATCCGCGGCGCCAAGACGGCCGCCAAGGCGTCTCAGCGCACGCCGGTCGACTCGGCCGTCATCGCCGGCCCGGCCGACGAGATCGCGGCCGTCGAGTCCGCCGCGGGCGACCTCCGCTCTGTGGGCAGAATCGCCGACCTGCGGTTCGCCTCCGCCGACGAGCTGCAGGTGACCGATATCCTGCTCGCCGCAGCCCCGAGCGAGGAGGAACGATGACGGCGACGGTCCGGCGCGTACGAGACAACGAGTTCTTCACCTGGCTCGACCTGTACGCAGGCTACGGCGACTTCTACGAGCGACCGGTCACCGACGAGAAGGCTCTGCTCGTGTGGAGCTGGATCTCGGACCCGGACAACGAGCTGGAGGCGTACTTCGCCGTCGACGAGGAGGACACGCCGATCGGCCTGGCGCACGTGCGCGAGTTCGTCCGCCCCCTCGACGGCAGCAAGGGCCTGTACCTCGACGACCTGTTCGTGAGCCCCGACGCGCGCGGTGCCGGAGCCGGCTCCGCCCTGCTGGAGGCCCTGCGCGAGAGCGCCAAGGAGCGCGGTCTGTCGGTCGTCCGCTGGATCACGGCGAAGGACAACGAGACCGCTCGGCGCCTCTACGACAGGTTCGCTGAGAAGACCAAGTGGGTCACCTACGATCTCGTCCCCTGAACGTGACCGTTATATGGTCGGAGGACGCACCGGTCTCGCGACCGGGCGCGAAACGCGAACGGAGGAATCCATGTCGATCGAGGTTCGACCGGTCAAGGACGGCGATTTCTTCGCCTGGCTCGATGTGTACGCCAAGTACGCCGAGTTCTACGACACCCAGCTGACGGACCAGAAGGCCCTGGTCCTGTGGTCGTGGCTCACCGCCGACGACCACGAGGAGGACGGCTACGTCGCCGTCGACGGCGACCGCATCGTCGGGCTCGCCCACATGCGCGAGTTCGCCCGCCCGCTCGAAGGAGACCGCGGCCTGTTCCTGGACGACCTGTTCGTCGTCGAAGAGGAGCGCGGCAAGGGGGTCGGCGGCGCACTCATCCAGAAGGCCCGTTCCCTCGCCGAGGAGCGCGGGCTCGGTGTCGTGCAGTGGATCACCGCGCAGGACAACTCGACCGCACAGAAGCTCTACGACCAGGTCGCGAGCCGGACGTCCTGGGTGACGTACGAGATCGACCTGGCGTCCGCCCGCGTCGAGGCGGGACGCGCCTGATGCAGCTCGGGACGCGCTGGGCGGTCGGCGAGCAGCCTCCCGCCTCCCTGCCGGAGGTCGTGGCGTACGCCGTGCAGACCGTCGAGGAGGAGCTCGTCGCCACCGATGTGGAGACGACCGGCTGGAGCTGGACGCTCACCTGGCTGGAGGGCAAGCCGGTCGTCACGCTCGACGACGGCACCGAGATCCGTTACAACGCCCAGGAGGACTCGGCCACGATCACGCAGACGATCGAGGCCGACGCGTCCGACTACGACGAGGCCTGACCCGCCGTCAGCAGGTGCCGCTCAGCGCGGCAGCTGCGGCAGGGTGTGTGCGGCCGCGTCGCGCGTGCGCTCGATGAGCTCCACGCGGTCGGCGTGCCGGACGCCGCGCGGCAGTGGACGGGCGCCCCACGCGGTGAGGGCGGTGCCGACCCGCAGGGCGACGCGGTGGGTGAGCGGGCGGTACGGCGTGACCAGGACGGCGGTCATGAGGGTTGTCCTTCCGGAACGGGTTCGTGGGCCGGCGTCTGCACGGACGCCGACAGGATCAGGCGCGACGCGACGAGCGTCAGGACGACCACCAGCCCGCCGCCGATGACGAACGGCAGCCGGAGGTCGATGCGGGCGACGAAGCCGCCCAGG is from Leifsonia sp. 466MF and encodes:
- the ileS gene encoding isoleucine--tRNA ligase produces the protein MPYPKSAPDSPHDGEQRPDVTPSPVFPEIETDVLKFWDKDGTFRASIDNRADAEEWVFYDGPPFANGLPHYGHLLTGYAKDVFPRFQTMRGKKVERRFGWDTHGLPAELEAERQLGITDKSQIEEMGLAAFNQAAKDSVLRYTREWREYVTRQARWVDFDNDYKTLDTTYMESVIWAFKQLHEKGLAYEGYRVLPYCWRDQTPLSNHELRMDDDVYKMRQDQTVTVTFPLVGEKAEVLGLTGVRALAWTTTPWTLPTNFALAVGPDIEYAVLPSGPHGAADSNGGPDQEVLSGRYMLAKDLVGNYAKDLGYESPADAVAAITGMLRGSELADVEYDRLWDYYADTEKWGTQNAWRILVDDYVTVEDGTGIVHQAPAYGEDDQRVTEKAGIPVIISVDDGGRFLPDVSDVVGLQVFDANKPLTRLLKERGRLLRQASYEHSYPHCWRCRNPLIYKAVSSWFVRVTDFRDRMGELNQQITWVPENVKDGQFGKWLAGARDWSVSRNRYFGSPIPVWKSDDPAYPRVDVYGSLEELERDFGRLPLNAAGEPDLHRPFIDELTRPNPDDPTGRSTMRRIPDVLDVWFDSGSMPFAQVHYPFENRDWFDSHNPADFIVEYIGQTRGWFYLLHTLATALFDRPAFKNVISHGIVLGSDGQKMSKSLRNYPDVNEVFDRDGSDAMRWFLMSSPVLRGGNLLVTEEGIREGVRQVLLPLWNTWYFFSLYANASGYEAKRSTASTDVLDRYLLAKTRDLVEAVTADLEALDSTLAAAKLRDFADVLTNWYVRRSRDRFWEGVSEDGSGTEAFDTLYTVLETVTRVAAPLLPLVSERIWKDLTGGRSVHLADWPEAAEFPADDALVDAMDRIRAISSTALSLRKQAGKRVRLPLASLTVVAHDAAALARFEGILRDELNVKAVELVELQDDSAAHYGITSKLTVNARAAGPRLGKQVQQVIQAARAGDWSETDGVVTVGGVELVEGEYDLVLETASDGDGTSALALLAGGGFVLLDTETTPELEAEGLARDIIRAVQDTRKAAGLDVSDRIRLALAFEHEDDARALDLAGDVDIATETLALAVQVSAAGASTPEQPAYEQQFGAGQFANAGAFTVGVTKLNEEES
- a CDS encoding bifunctional folylpolyglutamate synthase/dihydrofolate synthase; the encoded protein is MTDEDDYRDRAEAVYQALLARVGEGAPERRLDATRRAVELLGDPQRAYPIIHVTGTNGKTSTSRIAESLLRAYGLRTGLLTSPHLVRFNERIVIDGEPIEDEALVRNWEDISPYLEIVDAELREAGKAPLTFFEALTALAFAAFADAPVDVAVIEVGMGGEWDSTNVGDGQVAVFTPIALDHTKALGDTVEEIARTKSGIVKPSADVVSSAQTPEADRVLRDAALLTESTFAEQPGDFDVASTRVAVGGQLVTVRGRAATYEDVFLPLYGDHQAQNAAVAVAAVETFLGRGTQPLNPALVEEGFATATSPGRLQLIGIEPSILVDAAHNPAGAAVLAEALRSYFDFDEITFVVGILGDKDARGVIRALAPVATQFFVTRPDSDRAREAEDLGELVREEVGDEATIVYSDPIDALESARDWAGEEGRRAVVVAGSIVLVGQAMAYAEEQEWKKAAT
- a CDS encoding GNAT family N-acetyltransferase translates to MVGGRTGLATGRETRTEESMSIEVRPVKDGDFFAWLDVYAKYAEFYDTQLTDQKALVLWSWLTADDHEEDGYVAVDGDRIVGLAHMREFARPLEGDRGLFLDDLFVVEEERGKGVGGALIQKARSLAEERGLGVVQWITAQDNSTAQKLYDQVASRTSWVTYEIDLASARVEAGRA
- a CDS encoding TetR/AcrR family transcriptional regulator, whose translation is MALPHSPRSSGSGRPRSSSREMLAEAAAELFLEQTYTGTTVDDIARRAGVSRATFFNYFGSKSDLLWLEVDEALAAFDTTLASVSSELAPMDAVLDAVTRLADGFGPGRLPLAVTQVELMGTDAELQASALPRFLALVRSLQAFIASRAALGADALLPRAAATAVVGAAVSAATAWARAGVRRGALTPLVRTAVAPVCRGYASAL
- a CDS encoding GNAT family N-acetyltransferase, with protein sequence MTATVRRVRDNEFFTWLDLYAGYGDFYERPVTDEKALLVWSWISDPDNELEAYFAVDEEDTPIGLAHVREFVRPLDGSKGLYLDDLFVSPDARGAGAGSALLEALRESAKERGLSVVRWITAKDNETARRLYDRFAEKTKWVTYDLVP
- the valS gene encoding valine--tRNA ligase, which encodes MSENTPAARVPDKPALEGLESKWGDRWQQDGTFLFDRDAALAAGRDSVYSIDTPPPTASGSLHIGHVFSYTHTDVIARFHRMRGKKVFYPIGWDDNGLPTERRVQNYYGVRCDPSLPYEPDFQPPFEGGDNKSTKAADQKPISRRNFIELCERLTEEDEKQFEALWRTLGLSVDWSQTYRTIGRDSIRTSQLAFLRNIARGEAYQAQAPTLWDITFRTAVAQAELEDREQPSAYHRVAFHGADGPVHIETTRPELLPACVALVAHPDDERYKPLFGTTVRTPLFDVEVPVVAHHLAQPDKGSGIAMICTFGDVTDVTWWRELDLPNRAIIGFDGRILPEPPAAITSEAGKEAYAQLAGKTVFSAKQAVVELLRASGDLEGEPKPIQHPVKFFEKGDKPLEIVSTRQWYVKNGARDEELRARLIELGREIDWHPDFMRIRYENWVNGLTGDWLISRQRFFGVPIPVWYPLDAVGNPLFDEPILPTEEMLPVDPSSDTAPGFDEAQRGQAGGFVGEHDVMDTWMTSSLTPQLAGGWMRDPELFDAVFPYDLRPQGQDIIRTWLFSTLLRAKLEADVAPWRNAALSGFIVDPDRKKMSKSKGNVVTPADILERHGSDAVRYWAASSKLGTDAAFDPQNPTQIKIGRRLAIKLLNAAKFILGFDAPESLDLDRVTSPLDRSMLQNLAGVVADATAALDNYEHSRALEIVEPFFWTFCDDYLELVKERAYGEAGAEQASAVVALRVALSTFLRLFAPVLPFAAEEAWSWSEEGSVHVAPWPEAREVALDWSADREVLAIVGRALTGIRGAKTAAKASQRTPVDSAVIAGPADEIAAVESAAGDLRSVGRIADLRFASADELQVTDILLAAAPSEEER
- a CDS encoding MFS transporter, with protein sequence MTTTTSPVRSETDRPGITPGTARRVTIASFVGTALESYDFYLYAYFAAFFVGPLFFAPLGAFGGALAGFLAIAAGFVIRPIGAVVFGNLGDRIGRRPTLLITILIMGLSTGLVGLLPTYAAAGWFGAIAIVLLRLLQGFSVGGEWGGSILLATEYANPKRRGFYAALPQLGSPVGSILSAVVFIVLTLTMSTADIAAWGWRIPFLTAFPLLLVSLYLRWSIDETPVFRKLLETGTRDRFPVIDVFRKAPSGFFIGIGAAVLGIGSYSLMNTYMVDYGTSVLGFKYQDLLVATTIGGLLQLVTIPLFGLWATRIGSAKVVAIGAVGTLIVAFPMYFLLQSASFAILVGSMIIGGILPTLSWAGLGGLMSDLFPSEVRYSGLSVAYSLAALLTSFVPALTLIFGKATGNAWWHPGIVLAVMSAITLVAALLAARRKPIIDEV